A genomic segment from Acidobacteriota bacterium encodes:
- a CDS encoding serine hydrolase: MQQNHDSQPTGRLGFLIAAIVLGMGFTTAAHANNGVISYAYPVTGITVDGDLSDWSAFWEPTILHDDEEPEGAADFSAWFRAGYHLESRSLYLAVEVRDQSHRIDDSEGATWESQDTHLLYLDARHEPSGSGNTLWMAGESFREIEAPLPAWDPGIGTPSWRNAEVAVRRAGDRTFYEWRLHLGKLIRPNRTLGLDHLFADVDAEDTDSSLYIWGPGLGKSANSHRLGDLVLLADGARLSELRGQVRWSDSEQPLPPRVRIRSQNHPELSVQTTLDAAGRYSVRLPPGSYSISAAHGVSKPFGSGADDLPAHFDADTAVEATVRPGRVAAAPPLVLNALQRPDFLFRSHGVLYDFDPAASRTVDTFLDAFRQYYRVPGVSVALVKQGQIVYRRSYGIRNRRTGAPVESSTLFEAASISKPVFAFLAMRLAERGILDLDVPLHRALEFPNIAGDERSKNLTARHILTHQSGLPNWAWGGPGGWESGGPLELNFAPGTRFDYSGEAFNYLGRVLEAITGKDLETLFQEEVFGPLGMINSDFALDRGQSTTAAMGHIVELPVLRQRADFPSPASSLHTTAEDFSRFMIGVAEGRGLKPETYREMLSPRVEVPVEQRVYRNPWAQSISHGFFVQETPHGPLVEHGGNNGDFHCKFGLFTDSGDGYVIFTNSNQGDELMRAFEVFLLHGRP, from the coding sequence ATGCAACAGAACCACGACTCGCAACCCACCGGTCGCCTTGGCTTCCTGATCGCGGCCATCGTCCTGGGGATGGGCTTCACGACCGCCGCCCATGCCAACAACGGCGTCATCAGCTATGCCTACCCGGTCACCGGTATCACCGTCGACGGCGATCTCTCGGACTGGAGTGCCTTCTGGGAACCCACCATCCTCCACGACGACGAAGAACCCGAAGGGGCGGCGGACTTCTCCGCCTGGTTCCGGGCCGGCTACCACCTCGAGAGCCGGTCCCTCTACCTGGCGGTGGAAGTGCGCGACCAATCCCACCGCATCGACGACAGCGAAGGCGCCACCTGGGAGAGTCAGGACACTCACCTTCTCTACCTCGACGCCCGCCACGAGCCTTCGGGCTCCGGCAACACGCTTTGGATGGCCGGCGAGTCCTTCCGCGAGATCGAAGCGCCCCTCCCAGCCTGGGATCCAGGCATCGGCACACCTTCTTGGCGAAACGCCGAGGTCGCCGTCCGCCGAGCCGGTGATCGCACTTTCTACGAGTGGCGGCTCCATCTAGGAAAGCTGATTCGGCCCAACCGAACCCTCGGCCTCGACCACCTTTTCGCCGACGTCGACGCCGAAGATACCGACTCGTCCCTTTACATCTGGGGACCGGGCCTGGGCAAGAGCGCCAACTCTCATCGACTGGGTGATCTCGTGCTCCTCGCGGACGGCGCCCGCCTCAGCGAGCTGCGCGGCCAGGTGCGCTGGAGCGACAGCGAGCAGCCGCTGCCCCCGCGGGTGCGCATCAGGTCCCAGAATCACCCGGAGCTCTCGGTGCAAACAACCCTCGACGCTGCCGGCCGGTACAGCGTTCGCCTGCCCCCGGGCAGCTATTCGATCAGCGCCGCCCACGGAGTTTCGAAACCTTTTGGAAGTGGAGCCGACGATCTGCCGGCGCATTTCGACGCCGATACTGCAGTCGAGGCCACGGTGCGGCCGGGACGCGTTGCCGCGGCACCTCCCCTCGTGCTGAACGCCTTGCAACGGCCCGATTTCCTGTTCCGCTCCCACGGCGTCCTCTACGACTTCGACCCTGCCGCGAGCCGCACCGTCGACACCTTCCTCGACGCCTTCCGCCAGTACTACCGAGTGCCCGGCGTTTCCGTCGCCCTCGTCAAGCAGGGTCAGATCGTCTATCGCCGCAGCTACGGCATCCGCAACCGGCGCACCGGCGCGCCGGTCGAGAGCTCGACCCTCTTCGAGGCCGCCTCGATTTCGAAACCGGTCTTCGCTTTCCTCGCCATGCGCCTGGCGGAGCGCGGCATCCTCGATCTCGATGTGCCGCTCCATCGCGCTCTCGAGTTCCCCAACATCGCCGGCGACGAGCGCTCCAAGAACCTCACCGCGCGCCACATCCTCACCCACCAATCGGGACTGCCGAACTGGGCCTGGGGCGGTCCCGGCGGCTGGGAGTCGGGCGGCCCTCTCGAGCTCAACTTCGCTCCGGGAACCCGCTTCGACTACTCCGGCGAAGCCTTCAACTACCTCGGGCGTGTCCTCGAAGCAATCACCGGCAAGGATCTCGAAACCCTCTTCCAAGAGGAGGTCTTCGGCCCCCTGGGCATGATCAACTCCGACTTCGCCCTCGACCGCGGGCAATCCACCACCGCCGCCATGGGACACATCGTCGAGCTGCCGGTGCTGCGGCAACGGGCCGACTTCCCGAGCCCCGCCTCCAGCCTGCACACCACCGCCGAGGACTTCTCGCGCTTCATGATCGGCGTCGCCGAAGGCCGCGGCCTGAAACCGGAGACCTACCGCGAGATGCTCTCCCCACGAGTCGAGGTTCCCGTCGAGCAACGCGTCTATCGCAATCCGTGGGCACAGAGCATCAGCCATGGCTTCTTCGTCCAGGAAACTCCCCACGGCCCCCTCGTTGAGCACGGCGGCAACAACGGCGACTTCCACTGCAAGTTCGGACTCTTCACCGACAGCGGCGACGGCTACGTCATCTTCACCAACAGCAACCAGGGCGACGAGCTGATGCGTGCCTTCGAAGTCTTCCTGCTCCACGGGCGACCATAG